The Macrobrachium rosenbergii isolate ZJJX-2024 chromosome 8, ASM4041242v1, whole genome shotgun sequence genome includes a region encoding these proteins:
- the LOC136841300 gene encoding piggyBac transposable element-derived protein 3-like, with translation MGEDLDVMVTLSSCQTTLLNIEKEAESMPSEIQTQIKAVVSASKERIFEDILPLGCLESTLMNAAYLYASQALCGIPILRCNNGCTLVLWASQCYPSNYNARCTRYSLAESSNKTVKVVVLPPAAGHSGDQDSDIDDLVDDPEEQHEPAGQIEIEEEIESDTDECEESVTGKQRGRPPKWKKNCAFDKTLPSADILLPDDLLQLDDSSPYTIWRQVFSDEIATYITDQTKLFANRDHNNPNFDVSEKEVRNLLDNQHPEQGNKMSNISPTYNMLNDRLVQFGVFHQLLSVDESMVPYYGRHSAKMFIRGKPIRFGYKIWSLCGNDGYPYHLKLHQGKEEGRNQQLGRSVITKMVDVISSRSNIEKHQLYFDNFFTSYDLLVQLAESNAKATGTIRENRRAGAAKALSTTKELQKMERGTFDHRSDGKVYVAKWNDNAVVGIASNWKTHDPVHTVKRRVKGGVKDVSQPHLINSYNKGMGGVGLMDRLSASYRPMIRWKKWHWPLFLNAVNVAVIAAWSVHYKTENYLSHLDFRRQITLSLIKSEGAVRQVPRPRYPTGANALPVDIRYDGVNHILTLRKMQNLQEKYKKYVSKM, from the exons ccttgttgaatattgagaaagaagcagaatccatgcCATCGGAGATTCAAACACAGATTAAGGCGGTGGTTTCTGCTTCTAAGGAGCGAATTTTTGAAGATATTCTACCTCTTGGGTGCTTAGAATcaactttaatgaatgcagcatatctgtatgcttctcag gcattatgtggaatacccattttacgttgca acaACGGATGCACCCTCGTTTTATGGGCATCGCAATGTTACCCAAGTAACTACAATGCAAGATGCACTAGATATAGCCTAGCCGAGTCTTCCAATAAAACAGTGAAAGTCGTGGTACTGCCTCCAGCTGCGGGGCATTCTGGTGATCAAGACAGTGACATCGACGATCTTGTAGATGACCCAGAGGAACAACATGAACCAGCAGGGCAAatagaaattgaagaagaaattgaaagtgACACTGATGAATGTGAAGAATCGGTTACaggaaaacaaagaggaagacCACCTAAGTGGAAAAAGAATTGTGCATTTGATAAGACTCTTCCTTCTGCTGATATCCTTTTACCAGATGATTTGCTACAACTAGATGATTCTTCACCATATACAATTTGGAGACAGGTATTTTCAGACGAGATAGCAACTTACATTACAGACCAAACTAAACTCTTTGCAAATCGTGATCACAACAATCCTAATTTTGACGTCTCAGAAAAAGAAGTTAGAAACCTCCTGG ACAACCAGCACCCTGAGCAAGGAAATAAGATGAGCAATATTTCTCCAACATATAACATGCTAAATGATCGATTGGTTCAGTTTGGTGTATTTCACCAACTTCTAAGTGTTGATGAATCAATGGTGCCGTATTATGGTCGCCACAGTGCCAAAATGTTTATAAGAGGAAAGCCAATTCGTTTTGGGTACAAGATTTGGAGTCTCTGTGGAAATGATGGTTATCCATACCATTTGAAATTacatcaaggaaaggaagaaggaaggaatcaGCAACTTGGAAGGAGTGTTATTACCAAAATGGTTGATGTGATTTCATCACGCTCAAATATTGAAAAGCACCAACTTTACTTCGATAACTTTTTTACAAGTTACGATTTACTGGTACAGCTGGCTGAATCTAATGCTAAGGCAACTGGGACAATTAGAGAAAATCGCAGAGCTGGAGCAGCAAAAGCCTTGTCGACCACAAAAGAACTGCAAAAGATGGAGAGGGGCACATTTGATCATCGCAGTGATGGGAAAGTCTATGTTGCAAAATGGAATGACAATGCTGTTGTGGGCATTGCAAGTAATTGGAAAACTCATGATCCTGTCCACACTGTGAAGAGGCGAGTGAAAGGTGGAGTAAAAGATGTTTCACAGCCGCATCTAATCAATTCATACAACAAAGGAATGGGTGGTGTTGGTCTTATGGACCGACTTTCTGCTTCATATCGCCCAATGATTAGATGGAAAAAATGGCACTGGCCCTTATTTCTGAATGCAGTAAATGTAGCTGTAATTGCTGCTTGGAGTGTGCATTACAAAACTGAGAATTACTTGTCCCACTTAGATTTTAGAAGGCAAATAACACTGTCTCTAATAAAATCTGAAGGCGCAGTAAGGCAGGTACCACGACCCAGGTATCCCACTGGTGCAAACGCTCTTCCAGTTGACATTCGCTATGATGGAGTAAATCACATTCTGACATTAAGGAAGATGcaaaatttgcaagaaaaatacaaaaaatatgtgtCAAAAATGTAA